The window TCTTGGAACATGGAACAACTTCAACACTGCCTCCACATGTCCATACCTACATGAAGAAAGTGTACTGTAAAATTTAGATAATTGATCACTCGTGACTGTGCAAGGgtaaaaaaaggcattttaaatgACCTGAGGACTATAACAAAATCCAGCAGGTCCAGCTCCACAACTATTCTTTAAAATCATTATTATGTAAGAGAATGTTATAACTCTATGTGATCTTTACTCACACGAATTCCCAGCTCAACATTTTCTCCACCATACACTTTCATTCCTTCATCAAGGCCTCCAATTTCCCCCAGAAACTTTCTATCAGCAACCAGGATCCCCATGACAGATGGACTCccaaagtcaaagaaaagaactcttttttacaactactttatattgttattataattaaaaataattcgaaataataataataacagagaTAATAAGGCTGTTATTTTGGTTAAACACTGATTTCACTTGAACTTACTTGCCAGGCAGTGAACTGTCATTAAGTTTGTAATACTCGGGTGTAAAACTCTCATACATGCACCACAGAGCCCAGTCGAAGGCGTGTGCACTGGGATAATATTTAATAACACTGAGATCATCAAAGCTGACTTTATCAAACACCGGGGAAACCACCACAGTTCTGTCAGCTTTAATCTGTGTCAGCAGAGGTTCAGCCCTGTatgaaggaggggaaaaaagttacatgtaatacatttaaattAGACACTTAAAGACTTCAATGTGAGCACACACCCAGCTATTGCATCTAAAACATGTCCtcataaaagaaaatataacacataaacaaataaatgaaagcatgaaCTTTGTCATGTTCCTACCACATCTCATGGACTTCAATGTGTGCGTCCAGGATGGCCACCACGTCAGCAGTAGCAGCCCTCCACCCGGATACTCTGGCATAAGCGAGACCTCTCTGCTCACTGTGCCTCACTCTCACAATACGGAGATTAGGGTTCTCCTGCTCAAGCAACTTCAGATACATGTCAAGGTCACCCTTCAGATTTTCTGAATTGTACAGAGAAAATTATTCTTTGTAGAATTTATTTTGCTGTTCCCTGAGTTTTCAGCTGGGTCAGTGATACTATAGTAAGTGATTTAAACCTCTGCCAGCAACAGACTGGAGACCCATTCAGAGTGTACACTGTCTCTTGCTGTATGACTAGTGGGAGAGGCTTCAGGCATCCTGTCACCCTGAACTAGATAAGTAGAAGAAACTGGCTGGCTGGATGAATTTAATTGAGCAAAGCAATAAAACTGGTTTGATCACAAACATGTGTGACATGTCACAGCCTCTGCAGGAGAAGTGCATTTGCAAAAGCACTGTTTTAAAGGTTAATTGATCAGAGTGATCAAATATGATGAAATTCAGTGGTTTTTAATGAGATATTTGTAAATAGCTTGTGAATCAttagaagtgtttttttttagtttttttttttttttttacatctaacAGATAATCCTTACATAGCTTTTCATGATTAGTTTGAACTGGTAGACATGACAGAAAAGTAATGTGAGAGGCACATAAGACAACAGGTACATTCATTCTGCATTCAGTCTGCACTCATTTGCAGTAATTTgcagtagggctgttcgatataacgatatatattggatgaagatataaaaacatctatcgtttcattttacgctatcgtttgtttcgtggtgtcgcaaaataaactgtttacggcaatattttttcattgttttgatggtcactgtagtggcgaTATAATtgtttcttaaagttctctctttctcttatatttaatataaccacactgcggacggacaagcgcctgttttttatacgttgtcgttagcaacaccATCCCGTGTCCGCTTATTTATTTTCCACagaaacctttcacaataaagctcaagatcctgttaaaacttttcaaaataaactgaatcacgtgaaagagtattcAGAGTATTTACAGATGAGaggcaaaaaagagccgtcaggtgctaaaaaataaaccttagattcaaacgttagaacaggcttttccccgcagcacgccgtgtaataaatactcacaaagaaaacagcgtCAGTTACAACTGATATCTAAAAATGTATactttcatgcatcggttaaaacattcgactccaggtacacgacgcccagctggaaacacttcacgcaagtcgagctgcccgagatccacagaattttcagaaaatgtgaaagttttgtgatttatatcgttatcggacgatagatgtcttatatcgggatatgagattttggtcatattgcaCAGCCCTAATTTGCATGGTCTATAATtacagttgttttttaaaataaccaactTACCATTAGAACTATTGTCATCCACCATTATTATCTCCTTCAGCAGGTTTTTAGGAGTGCGGTCGATGATGCTGCGCAGGGCTCTTTGGAGAACAGACAGGGCTTCATCCAGGTAGATGAGCACCACACTGAAACTTGGCAGGTCCTTGGGGTAACTCTTTTTCAAACACCTATTTATTCAAAGAATGATATGAAATACCACTGTATTTGATCAGAAATATGAGATATTTTAGCAAGAAataaactggattttttttaatgtacacgAGAGAGAATGAAAGATTAAAGTCATGAAAAATAAAGGTTGTACCGAGGATCTCTGGTATCTGGAAGAGGTCGATCCAGAGGGAGGCGGTCGCTCAGAAAAACATTGTACCCATACTTCTCATACAGGTTCTGAGCCTCTCTCTGGTCATCCTCAGAGAGATCTTCCCCCCATTTCTTGAACAAGTATGACTTAGGGAACAGTTTCTTAGGCTTTTTCATTCGGGTTGCCTCATTTTGGGGTTGGATATTTGCATCACCTTCCTTCTGCTTCTCTGCTTGCTGTTGGACCTCTGctggttttctgtgtctgtctctgtcctctTCCAACTTTTGCTGCATGACATCCTGCTTTTTCTCAAAACGTCTGAGTGCATCGTCTTCAGTAGAAAAAAACGAGCAAAAACATGATCAAGGAAATGGAACAGTTAATATTCctactaaacaaaacaaacacactgcacaaaataatgtgaaaattacaacataaaacacattgATAGTAAAAGTACAAACACCTGTTATAATTTGACCTCATCTGTCATTAATAACAAAAGTTCAGTTAAAAgccatttatctttttttataaCTACACATAGATTATTCCATGActgtcatttgtattttttcccttcttttaataataaatattcttACAACTTGTTGTCACATCTTCAATATGTGTGCAGCCAATCCCCTTTGCTGCCTCTCAACTTATTTCTGATTTCAGCTCCTTTTATTACTGGATCTCTCCTCATTTGTGGTGCAAATACTATGTGTACcatgaaataataattaatattaatatgtgACTGAACTCACTTAGATTGCTGATGCTTGCCTCCAGGTTGGAAAAACTCTTGATCATACGCGGTGTGTCCAAATCTTTATTGGTATCCACACCAGGCTGGTATCCGTTCTTCAGAAACATGCCCAAAAAGAAGAGGCCGACTATGGTCCCCGATAAAAAGAATGGCCGCTTTTTCCACGTTCCCCTCATAGTGATAACACACTGACCTCCTAGtcagcaaaacaaaactttagACACACTTAGCTTGAATTGGTGAAATCTACCAACTTTGATGCACTTACATTCAGCTTAGAATTATCCCAAGTAAAAACAATAGCTGGTTTATTAACGCTATCCTCATAGTGATAACTCATAGGATGCCTAATGAAATAATAACACCTGAGAGAATATGCATAACAAGCTACTGACCTGACAGGATCGACTAGTCTGTACCTGCAATACTTTGCATTGCATCAAACCGTTGAGTTAACTCTACACGAGCAGACTCTTTGGCATCCCTGCCCGCCCATTACGGGC is drawn from Pelmatolapia mariae isolate MD_Pm_ZW linkage group LG7, Pm_UMD_F_2, whole genome shotgun sequence and contains these coding sequences:
- the LOC134631861 gene encoding probable polypeptide N-acetylgalactosaminyltransferase 8 → MRGTWKKRPFFLSGTIVGLFFLGMFLKNGYQPGVDTNKDLDTPRMIKSFSNLEASISNLNDALRRFEKKQDVMQQKLEEDRDRHRKPAEVQQQAEKQKEGDANIQPQNEATRMKKPKKLFPKSYLFKKWGEDLSEDDQREAQNLYEKYGYNVFLSDRLPLDRPLPDTRDPRCLKKSYPKDLPSFSVVLIYLDEALSVLQRALRSIIDRTPKNLLKEIIMVDDNSSNENLKGDLDMYLKLLEQENPNLRIVRVRHSEQRGLAYARVSGWRAATADVVAILDAHIEVHEMWAEPLLTQIKADRTVVVSPVFDKVSFDDLSVIKYYPSAHAFDWALWCMYESFTPEYYKLNDSSLPGKVLFFDFGSPSVMGILVADRKFLGEIGGLDEGMKVYGGENVELGIRVWTCGGSVEVVPCSKIAHIERAHKPYMHDLRPVMKRNALRVAEIWMDEYKHNVNLAWNLPFENHGIDIGDISERKKLRERLNCKPFKWYLDNVYPKLDPWDDLVAYGGMKNLDADMCLDQGPVPGHTPIAYNCHYYVSQLAYYHGTGELYIGGMTSHKYSDNKCLADMGTQETEPGLYNCKEAMQKGMGIYWDFTQGKELKNRQTKRCLEIKNQKLLLQECTGQRWQSQNIVKPF